The genomic interval ATTTCTCATTTAATTTCGCTGTTGCTTCTTTCCCCTGAAGAAGCAACAACGAAAATACTCGGGAAATTAACTCTGATGTACACTTGTACAGTACATACCCGTGTCgtgtttccttccattcaccTATCCACACATGTCACAATGTCTTGAATATGAGTTAATTTGTGTTTGTGGCATGTAGACGGCGAGAAGTACCAGACTGGGTGCATTAtgattatataattattttcagGGGCACTCATAGGATATTTTACCAGGATAGACGAGGCTAAAACTagagtagttattattattattattattattattattattattattattattattattattatgcaggAATATACTGAGATGGCAGAATATAGCATGGTAGATTTGTAATAAAACAAAGCTTATTGGAgaatttgtttttcctgcagaTGGCTTTGCTCAAGTACTTCAAGAAACCCGGTGTTACTGATGAACTACGACCTGAGGAACTGGATAAAAGGCAAACAACAAGTGATGAAAATGGACAGGAAGATCACCCAACTGGATCAGTTTACCAACACCGAAGAATGGCGGTGAAACGAGCTTCAAGCAAAAAAGGCATCATCCATCAAGTACGTCCATTCAATTGAAATCAAAGCGAAGGAAGTGGAATAATGACTATGTGAAGTATGGATTTTATTTGCCAAATGAAGAGGAGCAGAATCCTTATCCAGCTACTCAGTGTCTCTTCTGTTCTGCGAAGTATAAAAATTCAAATCTTGTACCTTCCAAGCTACTGTCCCATCTCAAAATGCAACACAGTGAGCATAAAAATAAGTCAAAGGAGTTCTTTGAAGCAACTCGAGCTGAACTCAAAAAGCAACAACGCTCCTTCGATAGCATTATGGTCcatcaagaaaaggaagagaagtccCTTCTAATGACATCAATGGAAATAGCACATATActtatgaaaaataagaaacctTTCACTTTAGCTGAGACAGTCATTCTTCCATGCTTAGAAATAGCTGCCCAGCATCTTCATGGAGGCAAGAAACCACGTGATAAGGTTCGGAGTATTCCACTTTCAGACTCCTCAATGAAACGTCGATCTGTGGCAGTCGCTGAAGATTTGAAGGATCAGCTACTTACAAGGCTCAGGGCAGCACCCTGGTTTGGTTTGCAGTTCGATGAAACCACTGACATTGTAAATGTTGCTCAACTTTTAGCTTACTGCCGCTTTCCTGACAGTCAGTCCAAGAAAATTGTAGAACATTTCCTATTTTGTTTACCACTAGGTGTGCAGACAACAGCAGAGGAAATATTCACCAAGATAAATGAGTTTATGGTCAAGAATAATCTGAGCTGGAAAAAATGTGCTTGTGTTACCACAGATGGGGCTGCAGCAATGGTTGGAAGTAAGAAAGGTGTTGTTAAGAAAATTAAGGATGTTGCTCCCAGCTGCTGTTCTATTCACTGTATAATACATCGGGAGGCATTGGCTGCCAAGAATTTACTGTCAAATGTGGGGAAAAGTGATTTTGACGAAATCATCAGTGATGTGGTAAAGATAGTGAATAATATCCGTGCAAAAGCAAAAAAGAGTCGCATGTTTGAACAGCTTTGCAAGGAAATGGATGCAGAATTTTCTAAGCTCCTACTTCATGCAGAAGTTCGTTGGCTGTCTTGTGGCAAAGTGTTGAACAGATTTCTAACACTAAGAGAAgaagtgtgtgtatttctgacagaagaagaagactgtCAAGCTCCAGGACAACTACTGGATTGCCAGATTATCATACATGGCTTCTATCTTTGAGAAACTGAATCAATTAAACCTATCCCTTCAAGGCTTTGGTGGGGATATTTTTGATGTCACTGGCAAGATTGAAGCTTTCAAGTTAAAGATTGggttatggaaaagaaaagttgaaactAAGGACTTCGGtagtttctccttccttgatcAGTTCTTGAAAGAGTGCAACTGGGAAGTGCTATCTCCTTCGctggaagaaaatattaaggattttgttatttttcatctggACAGTCTGGAAAAGAAGTTTAGTATCTATTTCCTGATCAAGAGGCAAGAGCACTCGAAGAATGTATGTGGATTGTGAACCCTTTGTCTCAGCTAATACCAGATTAGCCAATCTGGAATCATTGACACCTACTTTGCTAGAACTGTCCACTGATTTTGCACAGAAGTCATCATTCCATGAATTCTCCTACTATGGAGATTTCTGGTGCTCACTTTTAGGAATTCCAGAGTACCAAGAACTTGCACGAATGGCCATGACTTATCTAGTGCGGATGCCAACAACATATCTGGCAGAGAAAGGCTTCTCTAATCTGGtggatattaaaacaaaaaagcgAAACCAGTTACAAGATGTGGATTCTCTGATGAGGGGGGCActggaaagtgaaataaaacctCGCTTTGAAAAGATTGTTGGAACAATGCAGCAGCAACCCAGCCACTGAATATAAAACCTTTTAATTTGCTGTTTTATAACTTGTGTGTATACAATGTGATattccatttgtatttttttcaaaccatttgaaaaatcacattatttgtacatttaaaaatagaaatacaaaaggtatacacatataattatattgttttattatacaGTTACCACCTATATAATTGTTTAGGACCAAGTAGCTATTTTTATACTTAAAATAGAGACctaatacttttatttatatattttcggtcttaaaaataaaaaacaaatgtgatttttttttttttttttttttttttgtcgacggCGCTAGGGTACATGAATTTTTCAAGAGCTCCCGGAAGGGTGCATgatcttagaaaaggttgaagaacactgtCATACCAGACTGCCGTCCCTCCACGGCGTCACAACAGCTCAGCGAGGCAACGAGACACTCCTCTCACTCGTGCCTAATAAGGATTTGGTAATTATTCCATTGCACACTGGTCCTAgccatatataaataaaacacatgagACAACAAAACTTCCTGTGTACACGGTAGTTATTACTGAATAAGTGCTCCCTCCTGTGTTCaggaactcactcactcactcactcactcactcactcactctctctctctctctctctctctctctctctctctctctctctctctctctctctctctctctctctctctctctcagacagagCACACACAGTTCTACATGAAAATATTGTATTGTTCACAAAAATTgcttaagatgaaaaaaaaaaaaaatattaatcagtgctttcctttctcaaattatcttttttctcaaaATTTATCACTTACATTATTCTATTAAATACATCTATCCTATACTTCCCTTTTACCTCTTACAACCACTAATGGTTCCAACAGTAAACAGCAACGTTTTTTTACAACCTGCTAGCAACGCCTAGCTCAGAGTACTTCAATTGCAACCTCCAATACTTAACACTAATTTAACCCTCTTTACAACCTCATAACCCATCACACAACTTTATAACCACATtttaacacacgcacacgcacacgcgcacacacaccggCTGCGgtctccggctgcggacgggaagaaggaaaatacctattGTGTTACAGGGCtcgggtaactctaagttagtgtcctgttaatgtcctactgtcgcttagtgttgaaagtgagggatacggagagtgatccctgagaggagtgtgtgggtggtgattgttttggccgtaatcagctgacgataacaaaaatggcgtctagacaagctagagactttgaaggttttattactacgccaaaaggactggagaaactagatatggatgcaaaaatccaggcactggaaagtaagttcctaaacattttgtccatagaagaaaaactggatagagttatagccgagaatgattcgttcaaaaaagagatcatttgttaacgttagcgaataaagagctattgaaggaaaaagtagagatggagaaagaaaaccaacaactaaggaaacaatgtgaagagatgaaggctaaactcatggaaatggagataaaaatatccgaaggggacttgaggaaggaggaatgccttaatctaattgataccaggatgaaagaagtgaaccatgaacatcaggaggtacaaaggtcgtttaggagatagtaaaaaagcaggaagaggaaaataaagggattacgcagagggaaatggtaaaggcactaaaggaaaatgagtatgtggtgagagatattgctgaaaagaaaaatgtgtgatcataataggattgcaggaggaaactaacaggaactggcaggacaggagggataaggaaaatgacaggattaagtctttactgaacaagatctctgtggaagaagaggacctatatgctgaggtagaagaaagtgtgagattgggagcttttgaggaaggcaagaatagaccattaaaattgaaattaaagtctcaggtggcagcggaggccttgttgaggagggcttggaaacttaaggactctgaggaaaccaaaacaatttacataagaagaaatatgtcacaagatgagcgaatgaaaatgaaggagcttgtaactgaagtgaaggagaggaatgacgaaagaacagaggaggaaaagaccaagttttttggaggatgagaaatgggaggctaaagaagtggtggataaaacagacggaataggcattacatggaagaatgagactaggaatggaataaaagtgacttacacgaacatagatggatttctgtctaagaggctagaatgtatggattacctaagaaataacgaaccggacataatgtgtgtagtggaaacaaagctaaggccgaaataaagctagactggtttgttgtaaaacactacaaagtatggagaaatgatagaaaaataaaggaggtggtggtataatggttcttactaaggaagatctgatagtgaaggaggtgaactatagtaagagaaatgaggaagtgataagtatgcttataacagatggcaagagggacattaatattataacagtatacataccacccagaaccagtgcttgggaatatgaacagtaccaaatggtgatgagaaatactctagacagaatgaagcaagaactcatcagaaaggatagagtgatgatagttggagactttaattgcaaagaaatagtgtgggaagactacgaagtggtgaacggtggtgagtgggcagaagaattgttaaaggtagcaacaaataacttgatgacacagtgggtgagatcaccaacaaggtgcaggggacaagatgttgcagcaaggttggatttggtatttaccaggggaatctctctaaaagaggaaattgaacatgaatgtcccttggggaaaagcgatcatgatgtcctaagctttgagctggatacggaattaagcacgaataagattgtggaacgcaggcaggaaaaattaaattatactagggcaaattataaccatataagggagttctttaatgaaattgactggtccgtggtataccaggaaatacaataaatttatggatttgtataactctgctgtgaaaaagtttgtgccatatcacagaaagaggactttaaataataaacagtggtttaatagaaattgtgaagaagcaaaaaagaacaaagaaaaggcatggaagaaacttaagaaaaacagtgatgtattatcaagggaagtctacaaaacagcaaggaatagatatgttgaagtaaggagaacagcacagaaggaatatgaacagagggtggtggaaaactgtgatagtgacccaaaatgttttacaaattcataaatggaaaactaaataaaagggaggcaatagaaaaggtaaaaacggaagaagtatatgaagatgctggagatatagctgaaattttgaacgacaacttttgcaaagtgtttacaaaggaggagcattttatgggaggaaggcctacggaaataaagcaaatgcaggacatcatggttactaaggaagatgtaaggaaaattataagcaatctggatattaataaatcaatggggcctgatggcatatctgggaggttgctaaatgaatgtaaggatcaattgttgaaccccgtatttgatattgtggaaacctccatacgaacaggattagtcccgaaagagtggaaaagagctgacattgtgcctatatataagaatggtagtagaatggaaccgctaaattatagaccagtatcgttgactagtatattgtgcaaggtatgtgaagaagtaattaaagctaagtggagtgagtatctagaaagtgaaaacattctgagtgaaaggcagtttggtttcagaaaaggaagatcgtgtgtatccaatttattatgtttttattcaagagtgactgacatactacaacatagagagggatgggtggatgctatctacctggacttgagaaaggcctttgataaagtaccacacaatagactgatgtggaaactaaagatgattggaggagtaaatgataaactagcaaaatggatggaaaattacttaatgggaagagaaatgagaacagtggtgagaggaaggaagtccgagtggaagaaggtaaccagtggagttccacaagggtcagtgctgggtcccatcatgtttttgatttatgttaatgatatgccagtaggaattgacagttacatgaacatgtttgcggacgatactaaaattatgaggagagtaaagaatgtggaagattgtaacaagttacaggaagatcttgataaaatatatgagtggagtaaggagtggcagatggaatttaatatagacaagacccatgttatgaaaatgggaagaagtagatacagaccaaacagggattacaggctgggtgatgagaaaattaaagagaccaatgaggagaaagacttaggagtaaccgtgcaaaacactttgtcaccggagaaacacattaacaagatttttggaaaacatacaacatgcttcaaaatattggccttgcattccactacctagatgaaggaatgatgaagaagatattatgtaccttaataagaccccagttagaatatgcagcatgtgtctggtcaccgcatatgaagaaaaatgtgaagaaggtggaaagggtacagaggctggcaacaaggatggtaccaggactcagggagttagactatgaggaaagactgaggaagctggggctgaccacattagaagagagaagaacaagaggagacatgataactatgtataaattggtgaacaagattgacgtactggatagagagttgataaaggtgaccacaagtaatcatctccgaggacatgaaaaaaagctaatataggacatctgtctaaatgacgtgagaaaatacagtttcccgcatcgtagcattgataagtggaataaactgagcagtgatgttgacgcggtgtgtgtcaatcagatgaaaga from Portunus trituberculatus isolate SZX2019 chromosome 47, ASM1759143v1, whole genome shotgun sequence carries:
- the LOC123520756 gene encoding SCAN domain-containing protein 3-like, producing MAVKRASSKKGIIHQYKNSNLVPSKLLSHLKMQHSEHKNKSKEFFEATRAELKKQQRSFDSIMVHQEKEEKSLLMTSMEIAHILMKNKKPFTLAETVILPCLEIAAQHLHGGKKPRDKVRSIPLSDSSMKRRSVAVAEDLKDQLLTRLRAAPWFGLQFDETTDIVNVAQLLAYCRFPDSQSKKIVEHFLFCLPLGVQTTAEEIFTKINEFMVKNNLSWKKCACVTTDGAAAMVGSKKGVVKKIKDVAPSCCSIHCIIHREALAAKNLLSNVGKSDFDEIISDVKKKTVKLQDNYWIARLSYMASIFEKLNQLNLSLQGFGGDIFDVTGKIEAFKLKIGLWKRKVETKDFANTRLANLESLTPTLLELSTDFAQKSSFHEFSYYGDFWCSLLGIPEYQELARMAMTYLVRMPTTYLAEKGFSNLVDIKTKKRNQLQDVDSLMRGALESEIKPRFEKIVGTMQQQPSH